From Amaranthus tricolor cultivar Red isolate AtriRed21 chromosome 4, ASM2621246v1, whole genome shotgun sequence:
ACAGATGTACAAGCGTGCGTCTCAAATAAAGAACATTCTGAGGAAGGAGAACAAAAAAGAGAAGGGTAAGGACcctgagaagaggaaggagattgCAGGCCAGACATCAGGGATTTCGTCGGACTTTTATCAAAAGAAAGCTAGAACTTTCGGAAATTTTCAGGGAAGTAGATCTAGTACAAATTCTGGGTTTAGGGGAGACGTGAAGTCTCCTAAGCCATTACTGGGCCGAGATGGCAATGAAAGGAAATATTTCTGTAGAAGATGCAGGGGAAACTATCCTGGAAAGAATTGTAATGGGAATTTGGTTGAATGTAATTTTTGCCACAAGAGGGGACATAGGGAGTATAAATGCTACATCAAGAAAGGGAGTGGGAGTCAACAGCCGGGTGGGCAGCACCGGCAGCAGAATTTGAATAACTCCGAAAGGCAAGTCAACCTGCAGTACGAAAATGGTAATCATGGAAACACTGCTCAGAGGTTTCAGCGACCTATTAGTAGGGGACAAGGCCGGGTGGATGGAAACCGAATCGAAGGGTCAGGTATGCAACGTAGGGGTAATCAAGTGGAAGGAATAAATGCACAGCCGTTTGGTGGACGGGTAACTGCGGTCAGTGCAAGGGAAGCTGACCAAGCAACGGATGTAGTTACAAGTACGTTCACCATTCATTCTGTAGTTGTTAATGTACTTTTTGACTCGGGTGCAAcatgttcatttcttgcaaagagtaaagtagaGGAGTTGAATTTAGGAAcatttgaaaaagtttcttatataGTGGTTGTTCCATCGGGAAGATTGTACAATTGTGATAGATTGTATAAGGAAGTGCCCTTAAGAATAAGGAATGTAATTTTTCCTAgtgacttgtatgtgttagatatggaaggcttagaggtaattttggggatggactggtAAGGAAAATATAAAGCCACTATAGAATGTAGGGAGCAGAGAGTGACGCTAGAAGGACCAAGAGGGGAAAAGGTTAGATATCGGAAATTTCAAAAAGGACCCCGAACGAATTTGGTATCGACTTTAGAATTGCAAAGACTCATGAGGCAGGGACACCCTTTGTACTTACGTCATATCAGCCAAGGGGGAAAGAAGGAGGAGGACCCCAAGGATATTGCTgtagtgaatgaatttttggatgtttttcctgacgagattcccggtatgccacctcaacgggaaattgactTCACGATAGACTTGATACCTGGGACTGGGgcgatttctaaggccccttatcgtatggctccgaaggagatggaggaattaaagtctcagcttgaagaattgttggataagggttatgttcgacctagtgtttcaccttggggcgctccagttttgtttgtgagaaagaaagatggtagtttgaGATTATGCATCGACTACAGAGAGTTAAATAAGGTAACCGTTAAGAATAAATAACCGTTACCCCGGATAGAtgacttatttgatcaattgagaggagcc
This genomic window contains:
- the LOC130811564 gene encoding uncharacterized protein LOC130811564: MQRFELGLSYDIQKHIESDRYNTLEQMYKRASQIKNILRKENKKEKGKDPEKRKEIAGQTSGISSDFYQKKARTFGNFQGSRSSTNSGFRGDVKSPKPLLGRDGNERKYFCRRCRGNYPGKNCNGNLVECNFCHKRGHREYKCYIKKGSGSQQPGGQHRQQNLNNSERQVNLQYENGNHGNTAQRFQRPISRGQGRVDGNRIEGSGMQRRGNQVEGINAQPFGGRVTAVSAREADQATDVVTSTFTIHSVVVNVLFDSGATCSFLAKSKVEELNLGTFEKVSYIVVVPSGRLYNCDRLYKEVPLRIRNVIFPSDLYVLDMEGLEVILGMDW